A genomic segment from Phragmites australis chromosome 6, lpPhrAust1.1, whole genome shotgun sequence encodes:
- the LOC133920361 gene encoding uncharacterized protein LOC133920361 produces MYSCEQDHTPARTTFNASYQPCATGPSLQLSAHQPGQVLPAADGSAASVQPRRAKKKHAARPSSRRSSTTVVATDVANFRTMVQELTGFPAAAIFRPLPRRVHAANPFAVAAGQGCSGERHGHSSEATNSTTGGYNSPDAPAVQPVMAQPPQCAPASVFDGLSDLGSPEFDPWADLSIE; encoded by the coding sequence ATGTACTCCTGCGAGCAAGACCACACGCCTGCTCGTACCACGTTCAACGCGAGCTACCAGCCGTGTGCCACGGGCCCCTCGCTCCAGCTCTCCGCGCATCAGCCCGGCCAAGTACTCCCGGCGGCAGACGGATCCGCGGCCAGCGTGCAGCCACGGCGCGCCAAGAAGAAGCACGCGGCGCGGCCGTCATCGCGCCGCTCGTCAACCACCGTTGTGGCAACCGACGTTGCCAACTTCCGGACCATGGTACAAGAGCTCACAGGCTTCCCAGCTGCCGCCATCTTCCGGCCGCTGCCGCGCAGGGTGCACGCGGCCAACCCCTTTGCCGTCGCCGCGGGACAAGGGTGTAGCGGTGAACGGCATGGACACAGTTCGGAGGCGACCAATAGTACTACCGGCGGCTACAACAGCCCTGACGCGCCGGCCGTGCAGCCTGTGATGGCGCAGCCGCCGCAGTGCGCGCCGGCGAGCGTGTTTGACGGGCTGTCGGACCTCGGGTCGCCGGAGTTCGACCCGTGGGCCGATTTGTCCATTGAATGA
- the LOC133920362 gene encoding TPR repeat-containing thioredoxin TTL4-like, translating into MTESRHPPSGCAMFGIYSSMFRRRRSASMTSLHRINGSPDASSDAEAEAAPAPVQVNPAHRKAGVNEDSSLMRRPNALPMPVANGAVARAAPPGRDRSRPAKMANGTNPAAEYTGMAAELDKMLLDHQKVKGTTQLVRATSGNMMLHRNLGNLNAGASGASARNSVDRNAKAANERKAPNGYAFSGMGNIVKEAKPEGELCRALSHRTDPEKLKEMGNEEYRQGHYAEAVALYDQAIMMDARRPAYWSNKAAALAALGRLIEAVGDCKEAVRIDPSYDRAHHRLGGLYLRLGEPDKAIHHFKQSPKESTGADVSRAQSVKSRIAKCNDARKLKNWITVLQESQAAVSDGTDCAPQMMALQAEALLRLQRHDEADAVFGGAVRFGVDESTKLFGTIGHAYVLIVRAQVDMAAGRFEEAVATAQTACQLDPSNREVANVHRRAKAAAAARLRGNDLFKASKFAEACAAYGEGLDREPSNAVLLCNRAACHAKLGRHEKAVEDCSGALAVRPAYSKARLRRADCNVKLERWEASLRDYQVLIQELPENEDVKKALSEVEAKLKNQRNGAASGRYQN; encoded by the exons ATGACGGAGTCGCGCCACCCGCCGTCCGGCTGCGCGATGTTCGGCATCTACAGCAGCatgttccgccgccgccgctccgccTCCATGACCTCCTTGCACCGGATCAACGGTTCCCCCGACGCATCTTCCGacgccgaggccgaggccgctCCCGCGCCCGTGCAGGTGAACCCGGCGCATCGGAAGGCCGGCGTCAACGAGGACTCCTCCCTGATGCGCCGCCCGAACGCCCTGCCCATGCCGGTGGCGAATGGCGCCGTTGCCCGCGCCGCTCCACCGGGCAGAGATAGGAGCAGGCCGGCCAAGATGGCGAACGGCACGAATCCCGCGGCGGAGTACACCGGCATGGCCGCGGAGCTCGACAAGATGCTCCTCGACCACCAGAAGGTCAAGGGCACCACGCAGCTGGTGCGTGCCACCTCCGGCAACATGATGCTGCACCGCAACCTCGGCAACCTCAACGCCGGGGCCTCGGGCGCGTCGGCGCGCAACTCAGTGGACCGCAACGCGAAGGCGGCGAACGAGAGAAAGGCGCCGAACGGGTACGCGTTCTCGGGTATGGGGAACATTGTCAAGGAGGCCAAGCCGGAGGGCGAGCTGTGCCGGGCGCTGTCGCACCGGACGGACCccgagaagctcaaggagatGGGCAACGAGGAATACCGCCAGGGGCATTACGCGGAGGCAGTGGCGCTCTACGACCAGGCCATCATGATGGACGCGAGGCGGCCGGCCTACTGGAGCAACAAGGCGGCCGCGCTCGCCGCGCTGGGGCGGCTCATCGAGGCCGTCGGTGACTGCAAGGAGGCTGTCCGGATCGATCCGTCGTATGACCGCGCGCACCACCGGCTTGGCGGCTTGTACCTCAG ATTAGGAGAACCTGACAAAGCCATCCACCACTTCAAGCAATCGCCCAAGGAGTCCACGGGCGCAGACGTTTCGCGCGCGCAGTCGGTGAAGAGCCGCATCGCGAAATGCAACGACGCGCGCAAGCTCAAGAACTGGATCACGGTGCTCCAGGAATCGCAGGCCGCCGTGTCCGACGGCACGGACTGCGCTCCACAG ATGATGGCGCTGCAAGCCGAGGCGCTGCTGAGGCTTCAACGGCACGACGAGGCGGACGCGGTGTTCGGCGGGGCGGTGCGGTTCGGCGTCGATGAGTCAACCAAGCTCTTCGGCACGATCGGCCACGCCTACGTGCTCATCGTCCGCGCACAGGTCGACATGGCAGCAGGAAG GTTCGAGGAAGCGGTGGCGACGGCGCAGACGGCGTGCCAGCTGGACCCGAGCAACAGGGAGGTCGCGAACGTGCACCGGAGGGCCaaggcggctgcggcggcgcggCTGCGCGGCAACGACCTCTTCAAGGCCTCCAAGTTTGCCGAGGCGTGCGCCGCGTACGGCGAGGGCCTCGACAGGGAGCCAAGCAACGCCGTGCTGCTCTGCAACCGCGCGGCCTGCCACGCGAAGCTCGGGCGGCACGAGAAGGCTGTCGAGGACTGCAGCGGTGCGCTCGCCGTGCGGCCGGCGTACAGCAAGGCGCGGCTCAGGAGGGCCGACTGCAACGTCAAG TTGGAGAGGTGGGAAGCGTCGTTGAGAGATTACCAGGTGCTGATCCAAGAGCTCCCGGAGAATGAGGACGTGAAGAAGGCTCTCTCTGAGGTCGAAGCCAAGCTCAAGAACCAAAGGAATGGAGCCGCTTCAGGCAGATATCAGAATTGA
- the LOC133921207 gene encoding uncharacterized protein LOC133921207 — translation MMLHRRGHSLGGSSDRARRAVAMRGGRGSNGAATDLLVCFPSRAHLALMPPKAICSPSRPSASEPVKRRHSTSRAGPLPSSALYKSSTRNPSRRAADVPVDDEPSSPKVTCVGQIKARPAKPKGPGGVVKPKKASWLHALGLKRDAMPFLDALHGAFRFNVRGCFGSFPGAMEYTSGEDDDEENEECREKEAEHGAALARWFMVLEEGKKVSSKKQEQEQQQHREEEDAAPPANALMLMRCRSAPAKGLARRLGGEAEECEDVKSAKKTPEEEKEESLVLMTYSPDFFKVSLDIAKETWIVGGDDAILRCRSWKR, via the coding sequence ATGATGCTTCACAGGAGAGGACACTCGCTGGGAGGGAGCTCTGATCGAGCTCGCCGAGCTGTCGCGATGAGAGGTGGGCGGGGGAGCAACGGCGCGGCCACCGACCTGCTCGTTTGCTTCCCGTCGCGGGCGCACCTCGCCCTCATGCCGCCCAAGGCCATCTGCAGCCCGTCGCGGCCGTCCGCCTCCGAGCCGGTCAAGCGCCGGCACAGCACGAGCCGCGCCGGGCCGCTGCCGTCCAGCGCGCTTTACAAGTCATCGACCCGGAATCCGAGCCGCCGTGCCGCGGATGTCCCCGTGGATGACGAGCCGTCGTCGCCAAAGGTGACGTGCGTCGGGCAGATCAAGGCCCGTCCAGCCAAGCCCAAGGGCCCCGGCGGCGTCGTGAAGCCAAAGAAGGCCTCGTGGCTGCATGCGCTGGGACTCAAGAGGGACGCCATGCCGTTCTTGGACGCCCTGCACGGTGCCTTCCGGTTCAACGTTCGCGGCTGCTTCGGCAGCTTCCCCGGCGCCATGGAGTACACTTCcggggaggacgacgacgaggagaaTGAGGAGTGCAGGGAGAAGGAAGCAGAGCACGGTGCGGCATTGGCCAGGTGGTTCATGGTGTTGGAGGAAGGCAAGAAGGTGTCCAGCAAGAAGCAGGAACAAGAACAGCAGCAGCatcgggaggaggaagacgcGGCTCCGCCGGCGAACGCGCTGATGCTGATGCGGTGCCGGTCGGCGCCGGCGAAAGGGTTAGCGAGGAGGTTAGGAGGTGAGGCAGAGGAGTGTGAGGATGTGAAGAGCGCCAAGAAGACTCCagaggaagaaaaggaggagaGCCTGGTGCTCATGACCTACTCACCGGACTTCTTCAAGGTGTCCCTTGACATCGCCAAGGAGACGTGGATCGTCGGCGGTGATGATGCTATCTTGCGCTGCCGGAGCTGGAAGAGATGA